A region from the Candidatus Electrothrix scaldis genome encodes:
- the xseA gene encoding exodeoxyribonuclease VII large subunit, with amino-acid sequence MLSQQKIFSVSELTRSIKGMLEGRFAFISVVGEISGLRQPGSGHMYFTLKDDQAQIKAVLFKMQQRYLQQPPKDGDMVVCLGRVSVYEPRGDYQLIIDTLDYHGEGALQLAFEQLKKRLDADGLFDQELKKSLPPLPEHLILVTSPSGAAVHDFIRIAQKRYPQVRISVYPAAVQGEQAAKELCLALSEINLQQAAGRLAADAIILCRGGGSAEDLQAFNNEELAWEIHRSTIPVVSAVGHEIDFTIADLVADLRAPTPSGAAEMLLPDGQALREHLADQARRLYRTMQGQLGRYQERITLYRHKLSGAAQPVDTLLLRLDHMTENMEHAMRSHLSGLQARVDRVENRLKRNNPLLVLNLYQQRIEEMQRRLRQIGTRLISDREQELARAAGVLEAVSPLSTLARGYAVARKGTGRRQSVVTAAEQVQVGESIEVLLHQGRLECEVTKVESEKRGA; translated from the coding sequence GTGTTGAGTCAACAAAAGATCTTCAGCGTCTCTGAGCTGACCCGCTCCATCAAAGGTATGCTGGAGGGCCGTTTCGCCTTTATCAGCGTTGTTGGTGAGATCTCCGGGCTTCGGCAACCGGGCTCCGGCCATATGTATTTTACTCTTAAAGACGATCAGGCCCAGATCAAGGCTGTGCTCTTTAAGATGCAGCAGCGCTATTTGCAACAGCCACCCAAGGACGGTGACATGGTGGTCTGTCTGGGCAGGGTTTCGGTGTACGAGCCCAGGGGTGACTATCAGCTTATCATTGATACTCTGGATTATCACGGGGAAGGTGCCTTGCAGCTCGCCTTTGAGCAGCTGAAAAAACGGCTGGATGCAGATGGGCTTTTTGACCAGGAGCTGAAAAAATCGCTCCCACCTCTGCCTGAACACCTGATCCTGGTCACCTCACCTTCGGGTGCTGCGGTTCATGATTTCATCCGCATTGCCCAGAAGCGATACCCGCAGGTTCGGATTTCGGTCTATCCGGCAGCCGTGCAGGGCGAGCAGGCAGCAAAAGAGTTGTGTCTGGCTCTGTCGGAGATTAACCTTCAGCAGGCCGCAGGTCGACTGGCAGCAGACGCGATTATTCTCTGCCGGGGCGGCGGTTCTGCCGAGGATCTCCAGGCCTTTAATAATGAAGAACTGGCCTGGGAGATCCACAGGTCAACCATCCCGGTGGTCAGCGCGGTGGGCCATGAGATCGATTTTACCATTGCCGACCTGGTTGCTGACCTCCGTGCTCCAACGCCCAGCGGGGCCGCAGAGATGCTGCTGCCGGATGGCCAAGCCCTGCGTGAGCACCTGGCGGATCAGGCCCGCAGGTTGTATCGAACCATGCAGGGGCAACTGGGGCGCTACCAGGAGCGGATTACCCTGTACCGGCATAAGCTGAGCGGTGCGGCCCAACCCGTGGATACCCTGCTGCTTCGCCTGGATCATATGACGGAGAACATGGAGCATGCTATGCGGTCCCATCTGTCCGGGCTTCAGGCTCGGGTGGATCGGGTAGAAAATCGCCTCAAGCGCAATAATCCCTTGCTGGTTCTTAATCTCTATCAGCAGCGGATTGAGGAGATGCAGCGACGGTTGCGGCAGATTGGCACCCGGCTCATTAGTGATAGGGAGCAGGAGCTTGCCCGGGCCGCAGGAGTGCTGGAGGCGGTGAGCCCCTTATCCACCCTGGCCCGTGGCTATGCCGTGGCCCGGAAAGGGACTGGCCGTCGTCAGAGCGTGGTTACGGCAGCAGAACAGGTGCAGGTTGGTGAGTCCATTGAGGTGCTCCTTCATCAGGGGCGGCTGGAGTGTGAGGTGACCAAGGTGGAATCCGAAAAGAGAGGGGCGTAA
- a CDS encoding SUMF1/EgtB/PvdO family nonheme iron enzyme encodes MAETAEKRYAILIASSSYPKEPGLKDLRCPENDVDALDAVLRSPDFGGFSKTFVFKNRPSHEVLERIETVLGEAGRDDLVLIYFSGHGKLNPAGQLCLATANTKLRALGSTSIPAGAIKSYFDHSASRKKILLLDCCYSGAVGKDFIRGGVDEQLQLVSRGQGTFIMTASTGIEVAVEKEGDKNGLFTKHLVQGIRSGEADKNEDGFVDMQELYEYVHEKVQGEGAQEPMKWDLHVKGKLVIAQSGRAPMGKQLREAKSTLFRLAAEERLTESIVFEAVNVLAIPKEVMTAQDQECSLLVRQLVSAQISLPVFIEQWMRTCVVKPAVKMTEAEKEQSARPVAPKPKVAHVSPVQVSRPTPQRGDTMTDLITRMVLVYIPEGCFMMGADEYEDEGPIHEVCLDAFWMGMVPVTQGQWRKIMSSNPARFQKGYAYPIAQVSWEDVQQFITELNKQSGQQYRLPTEAEWEYAARARTSYIYSGGNDLDALAWYKKNSGGTTHPVGQKRANAFGLSDMSGNVWEWCADRYNSDYYKVSPKYNPMGPADGAVRVLRGGSSFDRSVDCRSVYRDRRDPEFRDDFVGFRLVLSFQGNGR; translated from the coding sequence ATGGCTGAAACCGCTGAAAAACGCTACGCAATCCTTATTGCCAGCAGCAGCTACCCGAAAGAGCCGGGCCTGAAGGATCTGCGCTGCCCGGAAAATGATGTTGATGCGCTGGATGCGGTCTTGCGTTCGCCAGACTTCGGGGGATTCAGCAAGACCTTTGTCTTCAAGAACCGGCCCAGCCATGAGGTGCTGGAGCGGATTGAGACCGTGCTGGGCGAGGCGGGTCGGGACGATCTGGTGCTCATCTATTTTTCGGGGCACGGCAAGCTGAATCCGGCAGGACAGCTCTGTCTTGCCACGGCAAACACCAAGCTGCGGGCCCTGGGTTCCACCTCCATTCCGGCAGGAGCAATCAAATCCTATTTTGATCATTCCGCGAGCAGGAAAAAGATTCTCTTGCTGGACTGCTGCTACAGCGGGGCTGTGGGTAAGGATTTTATCAGGGGTGGCGTTGACGAGCAGTTGCAGCTCGTGTCCCGAGGCCAAGGCACCTTTATCATGACTGCGTCCACCGGGATTGAGGTGGCAGTGGAAAAGGAGGGCGATAAGAACGGTCTGTTCACCAAGCATCTTGTTCAGGGTATCCGTTCTGGAGAGGCAGATAAGAATGAGGATGGCTTTGTGGACATGCAGGAGTTGTATGAGTATGTCCATGAGAAGGTGCAAGGGGAAGGGGCGCAGGAACCGATGAAATGGGATCTGCATGTTAAGGGCAAGCTGGTGATTGCCCAGAGCGGTAGGGCTCCGATGGGAAAACAGCTACGGGAGGCGAAGAGCACGTTGTTTAGGCTGGCGGCAGAGGAACGGCTGACAGAGAGCATCGTGTTCGAGGCGGTCAATGTCTTGGCTATTCCCAAGGAGGTGATGACGGCCCAGGATCAGGAGTGCAGTCTGCTGGTCCGGCAGCTTGTCAGCGCTCAGATCAGCCTGCCTGTCTTTATTGAGCAATGGATGCGGACCTGTGTTGTCAAGCCTGCCGTCAAGATGACGGAAGCGGAGAAGGAACAGTCTGCCCGTCCGGTTGCACCCAAGCCAAAGGTAGCTCATGTCTCTCCTGTACAGGTTTCACGACCCACGCCGCAGCGGGGCGATACTATGACCGACCTGATCACCCGCATGGTGCTGGTCTACATCCCTGAAGGCTGCTTCATGATGGGGGCGGATGAATATGAGGATGAGGGGCCGATTCACGAGGTCTGTCTTGATGCCTTCTGGATGGGAATGGTTCCGGTCACTCAAGGGCAGTGGCGAAAGATCATGAGTAGTAATCCGGCAAGATTTCAGAAGGGTTATGCGTATCCGATAGCGCAAGTATCTTGGGAGGATGTGCAGCAATTCATCACCGAGCTGAATAAACAGTCCGGTCAGCAGTATCGCCTACCCACAGAGGCGGAATGGGAATATGCTGCTCGTGCTAGGACTTCGTATATATACAGTGGTGGGAATGATCTGGATGCTCTTGCTTGGTATAAGAAAAACAGCGGCGGCACCACGCATCCGGTGGGACAAAAAAGGGCCAATGCATTTGGATTGAGCGACATGAGTGGTAACGTCTGGGAGTGGTGTGCTGACAGGTACAACAGTGATTATTACAAGGTTAGTCCCAAGTATAATCCGATGGGACCTGCTGACGGTGCGGTGCGGGTCCTTCGTGGCGGCAGCTCTTTCGATCGTTCGGTGGATTGTCGCTCTGTCTATCGGGATCGCCGCGATCCTGAGTTTCGCGATGATTTTGTTGGCTTCCGCCTCGTTTTATCCTTCCAGGGAAATGGAAGATAA
- a CDS encoding PAS domain S-box protein, translated as MDTIVPIITRIKIYSLIGVIAWSAVVLGTLYWNVTDSKRQTYDLAKQSAIDNFNKDHAARLWATTHGGVYVPPTEQTPPNPYLAHVPDRDVVTTSGKKLTLMNPAYMIRDMMSNYSKLYGIKGKITGLVVLNPINTPDQWEINAIKSFAKGAEEAVEIQDIDGHPFLRLMRPMWMTKGCEKCHGHLGFKEGDLRGGVSIAVPMAPYLQVVKKKINILILLYSVIWISGLVGIYFIFSRSKIYAIEKNRSEESIRSLNLELEHRIDERTKELQEKEARLSAIVTSSPEAIITVNERREIESANPEVEKLFGYTKKELIGHNVNMLVPADHRGQHDQYIKKYLLTLKSELIGSGRQIMGQHKDGHNFPLYLAIRHTRLGKHHFFTGMMHDLTKEVEAERLLKQAKEQAEQANEAKTHFLANMSHELRTPLNAILGFTQMLQRDPYLNEAQQDALNIIGKSGQHLLLLINDVLDISKIEAGGTVALVQKSFDLQVLLQNVVDMFSVHAASKQLLFKVKKDSPLPRVISTDEGKLRQILINLLGNAFKFTEKGEVTLRVRSESQSEHSHQLHFAIEDTGMGIEEEHLENIFSPFVQTKEGAAKPAGTGLGLSISRQFIQLMGGSISAKSTPGQGSVFSFDISVVIAEESEEQGNSSSDQRIIGLAPDQPSFRILVVEDIQESRTVLVNLLKNIGFHVKEAVHGKQGVELFHAWQPHLIWMDLRMPVMDGYEAIHQIKQTEAGKDTVIIALSAHVLKDEREKIFQLGCDGFLSKPYTEQDLFAMMAKHLGVRFQYEGDKNSSLASQTPQAFLDIPEDIKKKLLAAAALLDQNACLAILDQMQSTDPTEIARLKAMIKNYNFEDVEKRLI; from the coding sequence ATGGATACAATCGTCCCTATCATCACCCGGATAAAAATTTATTCATTGATTGGTGTCATTGCCTGGTCTGCGGTTGTCTTAGGCACCCTGTATTGGAACGTTACAGACTCAAAACGCCAGACCTATGACTTGGCCAAGCAATCAGCTATTGATAACTTTAACAAGGATCATGCCGCACGCCTCTGGGCGACCACGCACGGCGGCGTTTATGTCCCACCAACAGAACAAACCCCACCAAACCCCTATCTTGCCCATGTTCCGGACCGGGATGTCGTGACTACGAGCGGGAAAAAACTCACCCTAATGAACCCCGCTTACATGATCCGGGACATGATGAGTAATTATTCAAAACTTTATGGTATTAAAGGGAAAATAACAGGGCTCGTTGTCTTAAACCCTATCAACACACCTGATCAATGGGAAATCAATGCCATCAAATCCTTTGCCAAAGGAGCTGAAGAAGCGGTTGAAATCCAAGATATTGACGGACACCCCTTTCTCCGTTTAATGCGTCCAATGTGGATGACCAAGGGCTGTGAGAAATGTCATGGCCATCTGGGATTTAAAGAAGGGGATTTACGGGGAGGAGTCAGTATCGCCGTTCCTATGGCTCCTTATCTCCAGGTTGTTAAGAAGAAAATCAATATCCTTATATTACTTTATAGTGTCATCTGGATTTCAGGGCTCGTAGGAATTTATTTTATCTTTTCTCGGAGCAAGATATACGCCATAGAAAAAAATCGTTCAGAGGAATCCATACGCTCGCTCAACCTTGAGTTGGAACATCGTATTGATGAACGAACAAAGGAACTCCAAGAAAAGGAAGCCCGTCTTTCTGCCATTGTGACCAGTTCTCCAGAGGCCATCATTACTGTTAATGAAAGGCGTGAGATTGAGTCAGCAAATCCTGAGGTCGAAAAACTCTTCGGCTATACAAAAAAGGAGCTCATAGGCCATAACGTAAATATGCTGGTTCCCGCAGACCATCGCGGTCAACATGACCAGTATATTAAAAAATATCTCCTTACCTTGAAATCAGAACTTATTGGTTCAGGCCGCCAAATCATGGGGCAACACAAGGATGGACATAATTTCCCTCTCTACTTGGCTATCCGGCATACGCGACTCGGGAAGCACCATTTCTTTACCGGCATGATGCATGATCTGACTAAGGAAGTAGAAGCGGAAAGACTTTTAAAACAGGCCAAGGAACAGGCGGAACAGGCCAATGAGGCAAAGACACATTTTCTGGCCAACATGAGCCATGAACTGAGAACACCGTTAAATGCCATTCTCGGATTTACCCAGATGCTGCAACGTGACCCTTACCTGAATGAAGCCCAGCAGGACGCACTCAATATCATCGGGAAAAGTGGTCAGCATCTTTTACTGCTTATTAATGATGTGCTGGATATCTCAAAAATCGAAGCGGGCGGGACAGTCGCATTAGTTCAAAAAAGCTTTGATCTTCAGGTTCTGCTCCAGAATGTTGTTGATATGTTTTCTGTTCATGCTGCAAGCAAGCAATTGCTTTTCAAAGTCAAAAAAGACAGCCCACTCCCAAGGGTTATTTCAACAGATGAGGGCAAGCTGCGCCAAATCCTGATTAATCTCCTGGGTAATGCATTCAAGTTTACAGAAAAAGGAGAGGTCACGCTCAGGGTCCGTTCCGAGTCACAATCAGAGCACAGTCATCAACTTCATTTTGCCATTGAAGATACCGGCATGGGCATTGAAGAAGAACATCTGGAGAATATTTTTTCTCCTTTTGTCCAAACTAAGGAAGGCGCAGCAAAACCAGCCGGTACAGGCCTGGGACTTTCCATTAGCCGCCAGTTTATTCAGCTGATGGGAGGGAGTATCAGCGCCAAGAGTACGCCTGGGCAGGGATCTGTTTTTTCTTTTGATATAAGCGTTGTTATTGCGGAAGAGTCTGAAGAGCAAGGCAACTCTTCCTCCGACCAACGTATTATCGGCCTTGCACCGGATCAGCCTTCCTTCCGCATTCTGGTTGTGGAGGATATCCAGGAGAGTCGGACCGTTCTGGTAAATCTTTTGAAAAATATCGGTTTTCACGTGAAGGAGGCTGTTCATGGCAAACAAGGAGTTGAACTCTTTCATGCCTGGCAACCGCATCTTATTTGGATGGACTTACGCATGCCAGTGATGGATGGATACGAGGCTATTCACCAGATCAAGCAAACAGAGGCAGGCAAGGACACCGTTATCATAGCGCTCAGTGCCCATGTTTTAAAAGATGAGCGGGAAAAAATCTTTCAGCTCGGCTGTGATGGTTTCTTGAGTAAGCCCTATACTGAACAGGATCTTTTTGCCATGATGGCAAAACATCTGGGGGTCCGTTTCCAGTATGAGGGAGACAAAAATTCCTCTCTTGCTTCCCAGACTCCACAAGCCTTTCTGGACATACCAGAAGATATAAAAAAGAAGCTCCTCGCCGCTGCTGCTCTGTTGGATCAAAATGCCTGTTTAGCAATTCTTGATCAAATGCAAAGCACAGACCCAACAGAAATTGCCCGGCTGAAGGCTATGATAAAAAACTATAATTTTGAGGACGTTGAAAAAAGACTGATCTAG
- a CDS encoding DUF2279 domain-containing protein: MKKKYCRAFLILSLTLLGLSPALTAFAQAIQPTSNLAQTDLETESSWWGDLPKEKKMLYTNAFAVSFITLYGFADWDYGSGNFHFANEGWFERDTKYGGSDKLGHFWSTYVLADTFTALYNHWGYEPKKAGLYGVLSSWGVQTIMELDDGTSETQGFDWNDMAMNTLGAVASMFLAQYPELDRKIDFRVEYAFNGPVQGLFDDYSNMYYAVVVNLDGFDVLQDSWLQWLELHAGYCTRGYETTEDEKERRTYLGISLNLSRLLHQHNYHKTGKVLEYLQIPYTVPKIFAKAG, translated from the coding sequence ATGAAAAAAAAATATTGTCGTGCTTTCCTCATTCTTTCTCTTACGCTTCTTGGCCTCTCTCCGGCATTGACGGCATTTGCTCAGGCCATCCAGCCCACTTCGAATCTTGCTCAGACAGACCTGGAAACGGAGAGTAGCTGGTGGGGCGATCTTCCCAAGGAAAAAAAGATGCTGTATACGAATGCATTTGCAGTCTCCTTCATTACCTTATATGGCTTTGCTGATTGGGATTATGGTTCAGGGAACTTTCATTTTGCCAATGAAGGATGGTTTGAAAGGGACACAAAATATGGCGGATCAGACAAGCTGGGCCATTTTTGGTCAACCTATGTGCTGGCCGATACTTTTACAGCTCTTTATAATCATTGGGGCTATGAACCGAAAAAAGCAGGGCTCTATGGTGTGCTTTCGTCTTGGGGGGTGCAGACTATTATGGAGCTGGATGACGGCACCAGTGAGACTCAGGGCTTTGATTGGAATGATATGGCGATGAATACCTTGGGTGCCGTCGCCAGTATGTTTCTTGCTCAGTATCCCGAACTGGATCGTAAGATAGACTTTCGCGTTGAATATGCCTTTAATGGTCCTGTGCAGGGGCTTTTTGATGATTACTCTAATATGTACTATGCTGTGGTCGTGAACCTTGATGGTTTTGATGTTTTGCAGGATTCCTGGTTGCAATGGTTGGAACTGCATGCCGGGTATTGTACTCGTGGATACGAGACTACAGAAGATGAGAAAGAGCGACGCACCTATTTGGGGATCTCCCTGAACTTGTCCCGCCTACTTCATCAGCATAATTATCATAAGACTGGAAAGGTACTTGAGTACCTTCAGATCCCCTATACTGTGCCGAAAATTTTTGCAAAAGCGGGATGA
- the pyrF gene encoding orotidine-5'-phosphate decarboxylase — MTDKNIPLNERIIFALDVTSPDEAMALVEKLDSEIKFFKVGLQLFLAGWFHTIDAIIARGNKVMVDLKFFDIPETVKLAVDQLKNRGVSFATVHGNDPILRAAVQDKDSEMKILAVTVLTSFDEEDMRAMGMTGSVRDLVLHRARKALEIGCDGVVSSALEAEPLRHDLGPNFLVVTPGIRPGANVDDGSDDQKRIATAKQAIINGADHVVIGRPIRDSKDPIALIRELQQEIAEGLAAA; from the coding sequence ATGACAGACAAAAACATCCCTTTAAACGAACGAATTATCTTTGCCCTTGATGTCACCTCACCTGATGAGGCGATGGCCCTGGTGGAAAAGCTGGACAGCGAGATCAAATTTTTCAAGGTAGGGCTTCAGCTCTTCTTAGCGGGTTGGTTCCACACCATTGATGCCATTATTGCGCGCGGCAATAAGGTGATGGTGGATCTCAAGTTTTTTGATATCCCGGAGACGGTGAAGCTGGCTGTGGATCAATTGAAAAACCGGGGGGTCAGCTTTGCCACTGTGCATGGTAATGACCCTATCTTGCGGGCCGCTGTGCAGGACAAAGACAGCGAGATGAAGATCCTGGCCGTCACGGTGCTGACCAGCTTTGATGAGGAGGATATGCGGGCAATGGGCATGACCGGTTCGGTGCGGGATCTGGTTCTGCACCGGGCACGCAAGGCCCTGGAGATCGGCTGTGATGGGGTGGTCTCTTCTGCCCTGGAGGCTGAGCCGCTTCGTCATGATCTGGGGCCGAATTTTCTGGTTGTCACCCCTGGGATCAGGCCGGGTGCCAATGTGGATGATGGCTCTGATGATCAAAAAAGGATCGCCACGGCAAAGCAGGCCATTATTAACGGTGCTGATCACGTAGTCATCGGCCGCCCGATCCGGGATAGCAAAGATCCTATCGCCCTGATTCGTGAGCTACAGCAGGAAATTGCCGAAGGGCTGGCAGCAGCATGA
- a CDS encoding reverse transcriptase family protein yields MARSQRKQVIHHIVDVLLTGPWQEQALLDRVRSALTEPHPWMAQLIADLLQDFSSRRPSPWTLRAVISNSSIFQSVWADKARRPKISGFLCEPAAMEAPVPALSHLRLPQLATPADLAVWLGLSFGQLDWFADPLGLQGRMKEGATHHYIYHWHQKREGPPRLIESPKSRLKTIQREILQKILDPVPLHNAAHGFCKGRSCRSYVAPHAEKEVVIRFDLQDFFPSIPSGRVHAVFRSLGYPWETARLLTGLCTHTAIDLFRNLPAHERHPWQVRRKYLQPHLPQGAPTSPALANLCTFRLDCRLSGLARSLDMDYTRYGDDLAFSGGQELLRKSEWLQVRVGAIAQEEGFQLNMRKTKLMRKGRRQQLAGLVVNSGANIPRSDYDQLKAILHNCVRFGPQSQNRIGHDDFKSYLAGKLAWVNSVNPARGQRLSALFSQIEWEV; encoded by the coding sequence TTGGCACGATCTCAGAGAAAACAGGTCATTCATCATATTGTTGATGTCCTTCTTACAGGACCGTGGCAGGAACAGGCCTTGTTGGACCGAGTACGCTCAGCTCTTACTGAACCGCATCCCTGGATGGCGCAGCTGATTGCGGATCTTCTCCAGGATTTTTCCTCTCGTCGTCCAAGTCCCTGGACCCTCAGGGCCGTTATTTCCAATTCATCCATCTTTCAAAGCGTATGGGCAGATAAGGCAAGGCGGCCGAAGATAAGCGGCTTTCTTTGCGAACCAGCCGCAATGGAAGCACCTGTCCCAGCGCTGTCCCATCTTCGCCTGCCTCAATTGGCAACGCCAGCGGATCTTGCTGTCTGGCTTGGTCTCAGTTTTGGCCAACTTGATTGGTTTGCTGATCCTCTCGGGTTACAAGGCAGGATGAAAGAAGGGGCGACGCACCACTATATCTATCATTGGCACCAAAAGCGGGAAGGCCCGCCTCGCCTTATCGAATCACCGAAGTCCCGGCTGAAGACTATCCAGCGAGAGATCCTGCAAAAGATTCTTGATCCGGTTCCCCTCCATAATGCTGCACATGGCTTTTGCAAAGGCAGGTCCTGCCGGAGCTATGTTGCGCCTCATGCAGAAAAGGAAGTGGTTATCCGTTTCGATCTCCAGGATTTTTTCCCCTCTATTCCATCGGGCCGGGTCCATGCCGTCTTCCGTTCCTTGGGCTATCCCTGGGAGACAGCTCGCCTGTTGACCGGCCTATGCACTCATACGGCAATTGATCTGTTTCGCAATCTACCTGCACATGAACGTCATCCCTGGCAGGTACGTAGAAAATATTTACAGCCCCATCTTCCCCAGGGTGCTCCAACCTCGCCTGCCTTGGCGAATCTCTGTACCTTTCGTTTGGATTGCCGACTCAGCGGGCTTGCCCGCAGTCTTGATATGGATTATACCCGGTACGGCGATGACCTTGCCTTTTCTGGTGGTCAGGAGTTGCTGCGAAAGAGTGAGTGGTTACAGGTCAGAGTTGGTGCCATTGCCCAGGAAGAGGGCTTTCAGCTCAATATGCGGAAGACAAAGCTCATGCGAAAGGGGCGGAGGCAGCAGTTGGCTGGCTTAGTGGTGAACTCAGGAGCAAATATTCCCCGCTCCGATTATGATCAGCTCAAGGCCATCCTGCATAACTGCGTGCGCTTCGGGCCGCAAAGCCAGAATAGGATCGGGCATGATGATTTTAAGAGCTATCTGGCAGGGAAATTGGCGTGGGTTAACTCGGTTAATCCGGCACGTGGGCAACGTTTGAGCGCCTTGTTTTCTCAGATTGAATGGGAGGTATAA
- the uvrB gene encoding excinuclease ABC subunit UvrB gives MSTRFQLTSPFTPSGDQPAAINKIVQGLNDGAQHQVLLGVTGSGKTFTMAQVIAQVNRPALVMAPNKTLAAQLFAEFKELFPHNAVEYFVSYYDYYQPEAYIPASDTYIEKDSAINDAIDKMRHSATRALLTRDDVLIVASVSCIYGLGSPDEYKNMHLFLQRDEDYPMEEVQRRLVFMLYERNEMSFHRGTFRVRGDVIDIFPVYEEDKAVRVEFFGDTIDAISIIDPLRGVVLEDVDELTLFPSSHFVTGQENLQRAMHTIKDELRERLDELYAENRLVEAQRLEQRTQFDLEMITELGYCNGIENYSRHLTGKPPGAPPPNLLDYFPDNYITIIDESHIGVPQIGGMFNGDRARKTTLVNFGFRLPSALDNRPLRFDEFEQRVHQTVYVSATPGPYEMEKCEGRIVEQLIRPTGLLDPRIEVRPAGTQVDDLLEEIRLCTERGESVLVTTLTKRMAEDLTEYYENVGVKVRYLHSDIKTLERIELIRDLRRGEYNVLVGINLLREGLDIPEVALVAILDADKEGFLRSERSLVQTCGRAARNADGTVILYADKITKSMQYTIDETNRRRKIQEEFNQKHGIVPQTIISEIKDSMSAHLRASGWVPEEGAADDAGVLQAAEPEMVYRSAADLHKDIAELEKQMQEAADNLAFEEAAALRDQIKDLKMLELEMR, from the coding sequence ATGTCCACCCGCTTCCAACTCACCTCCCCCTTCACTCCCTCAGGCGATCAGCCAGCAGCAATCAATAAGATTGTCCAAGGGCTGAATGACGGAGCACAACATCAGGTGCTGCTCGGCGTGACCGGCTCAGGCAAGACCTTTACAATGGCCCAGGTCATTGCCCAGGTCAATCGGCCCGCCTTGGTCATGGCCCCGAACAAGACCTTGGCTGCCCAGCTCTTTGCCGAGTTTAAGGAGCTTTTTCCCCATAACGCGGTGGAGTATTTTGTCTCCTACTACGATTATTACCAGCCTGAAGCCTATATCCCGGCCTCGGATACCTATATCGAAAAGGACTCGGCTATCAACGATGCTATCGATAAGATGCGCCACTCCGCCACCCGTGCCCTGCTCACCCGCGATGATGTGCTGATCGTGGCCTCGGTTTCCTGCATCTACGGCCTTGGTTCACCGGACGAGTACAAGAACATGCATCTCTTTCTCCAGCGGGACGAGGACTATCCCATGGAGGAGGTCCAGCGACGCTTGGTCTTCATGCTCTACGAGCGCAACGAGATGTCTTTTCATCGGGGCACTTTCCGGGTGCGCGGCGATGTGATTGACATCTTCCCGGTCTATGAAGAGGACAAGGCGGTGCGGGTGGAGTTCTTCGGCGATACCATTGACGCGATCTCCATCATTGATCCCCTGCGCGGGGTGGTATTAGAGGATGTGGATGAGCTGACCCTGTTTCCCTCCAGCCATTTTGTCACGGGCCAGGAAAACCTGCAACGGGCCATGCATACTATTAAGGATGAGCTGCGTGAACGTCTGGATGAACTTTATGCAGAAAACCGGTTGGTGGAGGCCCAACGCCTGGAGCAACGCACCCAGTTTGATCTGGAGATGATTACTGAACTGGGCTATTGCAACGGCATTGAGAACTACAGTCGCCATCTCACCGGTAAACCGCCCGGTGCGCCGCCGCCCAACTTACTCGACTATTTCCCGGATAATTATATCACCATCATTGATGAGTCCCATATCGGGGTGCCCCAGATCGGCGGGATGTTCAACGGGGATCGGGCGAGAAAGACCACCCTGGTCAACTTCGGCTTTCGCCTGCCTTCGGCCTTGGACAACCGCCCTTTGCGTTTTGATGAGTTTGAACAGCGGGTGCATCAAACTGTCTATGTTTCGGCCACGCCTGGACCATACGAGATGGAAAAATGTGAGGGCCGAATCGTGGAACAGCTCATTCGTCCGACGGGCCTGCTTGATCCCCGGATTGAGGTGCGGCCAGCAGGGACTCAGGTGGATGATCTGCTGGAGGAGATCAGGCTTTGCACGGAACGGGGCGAGTCCGTTCTTGTCACCACTCTGACCAAGCGCATGGCTGAGGATCTGACTGAGTATTATGAGAATGTCGGCGTTAAGGTCCGTTATCTCCATTCTGATATTAAAACCTTGGAACGGATCGAATTGATCCGGGATCTGCGTCGGGGCGAGTACAACGTGCTGGTGGGCATCAACCTCTTGCGCGAGGGCCTGGATATCCCGGAGGTGGCCTTGGTAGCGATTCTGGATGCAGACAAGGAGGGCTTTCTCCGTTCCGAGCGTTCCCTGGTCCAGACCTGCGGCCGGGCGGCCCGTAATGCTGACGGCACGGTGATTCTCTATGCCGATAAGATCACCAAGTCCATGCAGTACACCATTGATGAGACCAATCGGCGGCGGAAAATCCAGGAGGAATTTAACCAAAAACATGGTATTGTCCCGCAGACGATTATCTCCGAGATTAAGGACTCCATGAGCGCGCATCTCCGGGCCTCGGGCTGGGTTCCCGAAGAAGGGGCTGCTGACGATGCTGGTGTACTTCAGGCCGCAGAGCCGGAAATGGTGTATCGCTCTGCTGCTGATCTGCATAAGGACATAGCAGAGTTGGAGAAGCAGATGCAGGAGGCGGCGGATAATCTTGCCTTTGAGGAGGCAGCTGCCCTGCGTGATCAGATCAAGGATTTGAAGATGCTTGAGCTGGAGATGAGATAA